Sequence from the uncultured Flavobacterium sp. genome:
TGACAAAGCTGTTTTGATTATCTCAGAACTGGAAAAACAAATCGTTTAAATTATTAGAATCAAACCGGACAGGTTTTAAAAACCAGTCGGGTTTAACAAAGAATAAAATGAAACATATCGTATATCTTTTTTTATTAATCACGCAGGTTTTCTTTGCTCAAAGCAGCTTTGAAAAAGGAAATGCATTGTACCAAAAAGGACAATATCAGCAAGCTGTAGATGTTTATGAAAGTGTTATTAAAGAAGACAAACAACAATCTGCTGAATTGTATTTTAACCTGGCAAACAGTTATTATAAATTAAATAAAGTAGCACCTTCGATTTATAATTATGAGAAAGCTTTGGTTCTAAAACCTCATGATCCGGAGACTTTAAACAATTTAAAATTTGCCAAAAAACTAACAATCGACGAAATTAAAGAAGTTCCAAAAGTAGGTTTTGCAAAACTGATTCAGAACTTTACAGGTATTTTTGATTATAATACGTGGGCAAAAATCGCTGTTGGATTTGGATTCTTGTTTCTACTGGCATTTATTGGATATTACTTTTCAGAACTTACACTTACAAAAAGAATTTATTTCATTGGAATGTTTATTCTTTTGGTTGCTTTATTATTGAGTGTTTTTGCCGGAATGTCTGAGAAAAATCATTTTGACAACGATCGCCCTGCAATTGTTTTTTCAGAATTAAGCGAAGTTAGAAGCGAACCTCAAAAAGCGGGCGCAGCTATTTTCTTGTTGCACGAAGGATCAAAAGTCTACGTTACCGAAACCCTTGGAAAATGGAAAAAAATCGAATTAACTGACGGAACTGAAGGTTGGATCGATGGAACAACAATTAAAGAAGTAAAATAAAAAATCATAAAATTTCAAGCATAAAAAATCCCAAATTCCAATTATATATTGGAATTTGGGATTTTCTGTTTTTAGTTTTTCTCTAATTTACGGCATCAACCAATCTAATGAATTCGGCTTTATAACCGTCTTCGTCGTTTGATAAACCAGATTTAGCTAATCTTTTTATATCCGAAGTAGAACTGTTTGCTATAAATTTTGAATCTCTCAATTTTAATCCAAACCAGGCAACTGCGGTTGTAAATTTAAAGTCGGAAGAACTTTCGTCTAAAGCTACTTTTTTGGTTCCGATTGTACTTACCATTTCGATACTTTTATCGCCATCAGGTTTTTTATATCTAAATTTAATCGTCGCCAATTCATTACCATTCCCAGAATCATTTTGACTTACTTTTATGTATTTTAAATCTGAAGGAACATAATCGCTTTCAACGCCTGTTGGAATAATTTCGTATAAAGCCGTAACAGTATGACCGCTTCCTAATTCTCCGGCATCGATTTTATCATTTTTAAAATCCTCCGCATTTAATTTTCTGTTTTCATATCCAATTAATCGGTAAGCCTGAACGTGCTTCGGATTAAATTCGATTTGAATCTTCACATCTTTAGCAATGGCAAACATCGAACCTTTGAATTCTTTCCCAAGAAAACGATTAGCTTCCTGAATATTATCTATATAAGCATAATTCCCGTTTCCTTTGTCGGCAAGAATTTCCATTTTACTGTCTTTGTAATTTCCCATTCCATATCCTAAAACAGTTAAGAAAACACCTGATTTTCTTTTCTCTTCGATTAGTTTTTCCATTTCCACATCAGAAGATGCTCCAACATTAAAATCTCCATCTGTTGCGATAACAACACGGTTATTTCCTTCTTTTATAAAGTTTTCCTGAGCAAGTTTATAAGCAAGTTCAATTCCTTCTCCTCCAGCTGTACTTCCGCCAGCGCTTAAATTATCAAAAGCTGCTAAAATCTCCTCTTTTTCATCGCCCGAAGTCGGTTCTAAAACAACACCGGCAGAACCGGCATAAACTACTATCGAAACTTTATCCTGTGGACGAAGTTCTTTTACCAAAATCTTCATCGATTCTTTTAATAACGGAAGTTTATTAGATTCATCCATGGAACCCGAAACATCAATTAGAAAAACAAGATTTGAAGCGGGCAAATTAGTCATTGGAATATTTTTTCCTTGTAAGCCAATTTTCAATAATTGACAGTTTTTATTCCACGGACTATCACTTAATTCCGTGTTAATCGAAAACGGATGTTGTCCTTCTGGCTGTGGATAATTGTATTTGAAGAAATTCATCATTTCCTCGACACGAACAGCATCTTTAGGAACCTTTTGTCCTTCGTTAATAAATCGGCGAATATTGGTATATGATGCATTGTCAACATCAATAGAAAAAGTAGAAAGTGGTGATTTTTGTGGAGACTCAAAAGGGTTTTCTTCAAGTCCGGCGTAACTTTCAGTATTGGGATCTGAAATATTTTCTTCTGGAAGTTCATCGGTCGAAACAACTGTCATATCCATTGTCTCTACAGCTGCGGCATCTTCTTTTTTACAACTAACTAAAATAAGTAAAAGGAATGCCATCAAATAAAAAGCTTTATTTTTCATTTAAAATAAATTTTAGAAATTAGTGAATGATTTACTCTCAAATAACGACCAGCATTCCGGATGTACTAGTGAAGATTATCTGCGATTTTCGCCAATCCAAATTTGGTGCCAAGAATTTTCTTAAATTTTGGCTAATGAAAAAATAAAGTTTTCTAAAATAAAAAAGTGCGCATTTTTAAAGGCTTTATCAAATGATAAAATTTTATTTGAGACGCATATTTTTTTCTAAACCATATAAGTGATATAAGTTCATTTTAGACTAAACACGCGAATAGCTTAAATTTACTTATATCACTTATATGGTTAAAAATTAAAAAGTATATGTTTTTTGAGGTGTAATACAATAATTCAGTTTTACATCAGATTCAAAAATATCTTCGATTTGTTCTTCGGATTCAAAAAAGGAAAGTCCAATTTTAATGGTTTCAGGTTTGCATTCTGCTAGAAATTTATCATAAAAACCTTTTCCGTAACCAACTCTGTTTCCCAAAATATCAAAAGCCAAAAGCGGAACAAAAACTACATCGATAGTTTCTGATGGAACTGGCAAACCATTTACAGGTTCGGGAATATTGTATTCGTTTTTCTTGATTTTAGTATTATCCGTCAATAAAAAATGAGACATTCCGCGGGTTTCAAAATCACTTTTAGAAACCACAATTTCTTTATCTTTTCCGGATAATA
This genomic interval carries:
- a CDS encoding 5-formyltetrahydrofolate cyclo-ligase, with amino-acid sequence MPTNKKELRLHYKNLRKQLSENDIEEKSLAIANNLITLPIWDKTYYHVFLPIEEQKEVNTEYILHLLSGKDKEIVVSKSDFETRGMSHFLLTDNTKIKKNEYNIPEPVNGLPVPSETIDVVFVPLLAFDILGNRVGYGKGFYDKFLAECKPETIKIGLSFFESEEQIEDIFESDVKLNYCITPQKTYTF
- a CDS encoding VWA domain-containing protein, whose amino-acid sequence is MKNKAFYLMAFLLLILVSCKKEDAAAVETMDMTVVSTDELPEENISDPNTESYAGLEENPFESPQKSPLSTFSIDVDNASYTNIRRFINEGQKVPKDAVRVEEMMNFFKYNYPQPEGQHPFSINTELSDSPWNKNCQLLKIGLQGKNIPMTNLPASNLVFLIDVSGSMDESNKLPLLKESMKILVKELRPQDKVSIVVYAGSAGVVLEPTSGDEKEEILAAFDNLSAGGSTAGGEGIELAYKLAQENFIKEGNNRVVIATDGDFNVGASSDVEMEKLIEEKRKSGVFLTVLGYGMGNYKDSKMEILADKGNGNYAYIDNIQEANRFLGKEFKGSMFAIAKDVKIQIEFNPKHVQAYRLIGYENRKLNAEDFKNDKIDAGELGSGHTVTALYEIIPTGVESDYVPSDLKYIKVSQNDSGNGNELATIKFRYKKPDGDKSIEMVSTIGTKKVALDESSSDFKFTTAVAWFGLKLRDSKFIANSSTSDIKRLAKSGLSNDEDGYKAEFIRLVDAVN
- a CDS encoding tetratricopeptide repeat protein, with product MKHIVYLFLLITQVFFAQSSFEKGNALYQKGQYQQAVDVYESVIKEDKQQSAELYFNLANSYYKLNKVAPSIYNYEKALVLKPHDPETLNNLKFAKKLTIDEIKEVPKVGFAKLIQNFTGIFDYNTWAKIAVGFGFLFLLAFIGYYFSELTLTKRIYFIGMFILLVALLLSVFAGMSEKNHFDNDRPAIVFSELSEVRSEPQKAGAAIFLLHEGSKVYVTETLGKWKKIELTDGTEGWIDGTTIKEVK